A genomic segment from Macrobrachium rosenbergii isolate ZJJX-2024 chromosome 58, ASM4041242v1, whole genome shotgun sequence encodes:
- the LOC136837269 gene encoding uncharacterized protein, with protein MDEFDHRKSKWVELDDAVQDLIENPEEVKRLVYEADDFLSEVDQTRIAAAEVLERLGNGRLVNLNSRATEGSIISASEPSSEAHSVKLPRLELLKFGGKITEWMPFWDQFKAIVDDKPMPPVNKFMYLRSVLEGEARRVIQGLAQTAANYKSACELLKERYAKPNKIISAHIQDLMQLALSRRSKYDNQLLALRKLQDDVIAHVRSLEALGVGGDQYGLVLAPMILSLLPHEIRLEWSRSQQEEGDLKGLLEFLQREVEGRERAEALQGLNHRKTEDPGVETRQKKLIQGSASALQTSSEDSASKQQCAFCGKLHPSDKCFGIVKLSLHEREKAIRGKQLCLKCLSPGHYARGCWARCSKCKGGHHHALICPKIKVVGYQGIISATVMFDTGSDRSYISKDLVKGTKVDPKCLEPFAHLNLGDEYGSNQKIQVDMLIGLDLYWKLMLPNKIEDSLSNFWELESVGIQAQEPRSDAIKPDPILVQFEKLVSYKEGRYEVALPWKSESVKLKLLDNKHHALRRLDNLSRKLDRDPGLQEQYYTVFEEYEKEGIIEEIPPHQLEGGYPVFYLPHRPVVREASISTKIRPVFDGSARGSNGVSLNDCLESGPSLNPDLVEVLLRFRRWKVALTADITRAFLQIKKYPPSEVVSELLENLYVDDWLSGADSPAEACARFDEACGMLKKAELSWRDLPAIELHAFGDASERGYGACVYVRVPEEGNFKVTLIAARAGDPLTYGELMKAKVKLLYCAQREAFAKEINSLALSQPLPKGSPLVKLDPCLDKEGLLRIKGCLENAELSFESKHPIIVPGTYIALLLVCFQHGLLKHAGVAVLVSTLRNNYWIIRLCQIAKRVCRECVACRRCEAKACSQPVAPFLS; from the exons ATGGACGAATTCGACCACCGTAAGTCTAAGTGGGTTGAACTAGATGATGCGGTGCAAGACTTGATCGAAAATCCGGAAGAAGTCAAAAGGTTAGTCTATGAAGCCGACGATTTCCTCAGTGAGGTAGACCAAACAcgcattgctgctgcagaagttttAGAAAGGTTAGGCAATGGTAGACTTGTGAACTTGAATAGTAGGGCTACTGAAGGCAGTATAATTTCTGCAAGTGAGCCTAGTAGTGAAGCACATAGTGTGAAATTGCCTAGGCTTGAGTTATTAAAATTTGGCGGGAAAATAACTGAGTGGATGCCGTTCTGGGATCAGTTTAAGGCTATTGTTGATGACAAGCCTATGCCTCCTGTTAACAAATTTATGTACCTGCGCTCTGTGTTGGAGGGCGAGGCGAGAAGAGTTATACAGGGTCTGGCTCAGACGGCAGCTAATTATAAATCAGCATGTGAACTGTTAAAAGAGAGGTATGCCAAACCAAACAAGATAATTTCCGCCCACATTCAGGACCTAATGCAGCTTGCGTTGTCAAGGAGATCGAAGTACGACAATCAACTCTTGGCGTTGCGGAAGTTGCAAGACGACGTGATAGCCCATGTTCGCAGTTTGGAGGCTCTTGGGGTAGGAGGGGACCAATATGGGCTGGTATTGGCGCCCATGATCTTGTCCCTACTCCCCCACGAGATTAGACTGGAGTGGTCTCGAAGTCAGCAAGAGGAAGGAGAccttaaagggctgctggaattcCTACAACGAGAAGTTGAGGggcgagaaagggctgaggccctTCAGGGGCTGAACCATCGAAAGACTGAGGATCCCGGCGTGGAAACAAGGCAGAAAAAGCTCATCCAGGGTTCAGCCTCAGCCCTTCAAACTTCATCAGAAGATAGTGCCTCTAAGCAGCAGTGTGCATTCTGTGGAAAGCTGCATCCTAGTGATAAGTGTTTTGGTATAGTGAAGCTCTCtcttcatgaaagagaaaaagccaTTCGTGGAAAGCAGCTGTGTCTTAAGTGTTTATCTCCTGGCCATTATGCAAGGGGTTGCTGGGCCAGGTGTTCAAAGTGCAAGGGTGGCCATCACCACGCACTTATTTGTC CAAAGATAAAGGTTGTAGGCTATCAGGGTATAATCTCTGCAACTGTAATGTTTGATACAGGATCGGATCGATCCTACATTTCCAAGGACTTGGTCAAAGG GACCAAGGTGGATCCTAAGTGCTTAGAGCCTTTTGCGCATCTTAACCTAGGTGATGAGTATGGATCCAACCAAAAGATACAGGTGGATATGTTGATTGGATTAGATTTGTATTGGAAGCTGATGCTCCCTAACAAAATT gaaGATAGCTTGAGTAACTTTTGGGAATTAGAATCTGTAGGTATTCAAGCCCAGGAACCACGTTCTGACGCTATTAAGCCTGACCCTATTCTGGTGCAATTTGAGAAATTGGTAAGTTACAAGGAAGGCCGTTATGAGGTGGCCCTTCCCTGGAAATCAGAgtctgtaaagttaaagttacttgATAACAAACACCATGCCTTGAGAAGATTGGATAATCTGAGTCGTAAGTTAGATAGGGACCCTGGTCTGCAGGAACAATATTATACAGTGTTTGAAGAGTATGAAAAGGAAGGTATTATAGAAGAGATCCCACCCCATCAGTTGGAGGGTGGGTACCCAGTGTTCTATTTGCCTCATAGACCTGTGGTGCGGGAGGCGAGTATCTCCACCAAAATCAGGCCTGTGTTTGATGGGTCAGCTCGTGGCAGTAATGGTGTGTCCCTAAATGACTGTTTAGAAAGTGGTCCTTCCTTAAACCCAGATTTAGTAGAAGTTCTACTGAGgtttagaagatggaaggtggccttaactgctgatattacaagggctttccttcaaattaag aaatacccTCCCTCAGAGGTGGTTTCTGAATTGCTTGAGAATCTGTATGTTGATGACTGGCTTTCTGGGGCTGATAGCCCTGCTGAGGCCTGTGCAAGATTTGATGAAGCCTGTGGTATGTTGAAGAAGGCTG aattgtcCTGGAGAGATCTCCCTGCTATTGAACTTCATGCCTTTGGTGATGCATCGGAAAGGGGGTacggtgcttgtgtgtatgtgagagtgccCGAAGAGGgtaatttcaaggtaacattGATTGCTGCTAGAG CTGGTGATCCCTTGACTTATGGAGAATTGATGAAAGCCAAGGTCAAACTGCTCTACTGTGCTCAAAGAGAGGcctttgcaaaagaaataaattctctggCTTTGTCTCAACCCCTCCCTAAGGGGTCCCCTTTGGTCAAACTTGATCCTTGTCTAGATAAGGAAGGGTTGCTGAGAATAAAGGGGTGCTTAGAGAATGCCGAATTGAGTTTTGAGAGTAAGCACCCTATCATTGTCCCTGGTACTTACATTGCTTTGTTGTTGGTTTGTTTCCAGCATGGATTGCTTAAACATGCTGGTGTTGCTGTGCTTGTTTCCACTCTGCGAAACAATTATTGGATCATTCGTCTTTGTCAGATTGCTAAGAGGGTTTGCAGAGAATGTGTCGCTTGTCGTAGATGTGAAGCCAAGGCCTGTTCCCAGCCGGTGGCTCCCTTCCTGAGTTAA
- the LOC136837310 gene encoding C-reactive protein 1.4-like, with protein MGIFSRSHLVATLLIHIATGLCSAQDQDTSSCQPQSYAKVLLNQTSEGQYIEYAADVPELSGFTLHYWIRILQPSALTPTFSYLADGPEGSEYIQVTLLRVKEAWYAVMQVKGVVVSNTKLPGNFSTEWHHLLHSWDGNTGTWSIFLDGKLLEDGESFRSKGLTVKGGGRAFTGQQASSIINSFSKACTDLAKFKEGINGWVTLLALDSRGIDRPQYWINRMAVAVVAAGCRAENKGDIISWLDTPRRGYCGAMEARANSECKNF; from the exons ATGGGCATCTTCTCGAGGAGTCACCTGGTAGCTACGCTTCTCATTCACATCGCCACTGGACTCTGCTCTGCACAAGACCAGGACACCAGCTCATGCCAACCACAAAGCTACGCCAAG GTACTGTTAAACCAGACGAGTGAGGGGCAATACATTGAGTATGCTGCAGATGTGCCCGAGCTGTCTGGCTTCACTCTCCATTACTGGATCCGGATTCTGCAACCGTCGGCCCTGACACCGACATTCTCCTACCTCG CGGATGGCCCTGAAGGCTCAGAGTACATTCAAGTGACTCTCTTGAGGGTAAAGGAGGCTTGGTACGCGGTGATGCAGGTGAAAGGCGTTGTGGTCAGCAACACAAAGCTTCCTGGGAACTTCTCCACAGAATGGCATCATCTTCTTCACTCCTGGGATGGGAATACCGGTACCTGGAGTATCTTCCTCGATGGAAAACTGCTAGAGGATGGGGAGAGTTTTAGG TCTAAGGGTCTCACAGTGAAGGGAGGCGGTCGAGCTTTTACTGGACAACAGGCAAGTTCCATAATCAACAGTTTCAGCAAAGCTTGCACAGATCTTGCAAAGTTCAAGGAAGGCATCAATGGATGGGTCACTCTTCTAGCCCTGGACTCCAGGGGGATAGAT CGCCCACAATACTGGATCAATCGCATGGCTGTGGCTGTTGTAGCAGCAGGATGCAGAGCTGAGAATAAGGGTGACATCATTAGCTGGTTGGATACACCTAGAAGAGGATATTGTGGTGCCATGGAGGCTCGTGCTAACAGTGAATGCAAAAACTTCTGA
- the LOC136837150 gene encoding uncharacterized protein, which produces MSIAQRDAESALDTDDATHQIDQSTNRSVTSSEAYMETGISIDHHFRRRFVLLRTLGIYLGRKNDDGTYTFTIGRLITAYITWFVIHMAVFVGAEVWHSFRVTNDQKLTDVLASPIFIAVCVILPLLGSHSLNAITYALRENMNSIPTYRNFCKQEKTQAPNSLKNNKIWVKFRGAAFLTGGTISSILFLVPWISSLADSAVGIKEKLLEEIPVYLVDVIYQILPLLTTVFMISFLDYYTELYRDLKIRLLNLCAEWTPVALEDLRSQIEKVQRSFHDLYEGFLQYALTVNALTTTFFATMTTYRLTLGSYEIIYLVPALLGAVHILFIAKYSRDLMFEAKFLTIRTREEALEFRRTSEEKYSALRSVEALLNEFPPVVRAYGNVPFGYGIVPIIVVFLVVYAGLLDFVDDFYQVFERNTNKTIG; this is translated from the exons ATGTCAATCGCGCAGAGAGACGCGGAAAGCGCTCTGGACACCGATGATGCCACCCATCAAATAGACCAATCCACCAACCGCTCAGTCACGAGCAGTGAAGCCTACATGGAGACAGGGATCTCTATTGATCATCATTTCAGACGAAGATTCGTTCTCCTAAGGACATTAGGCATCTACCTAGGGCGAAAAAATGACGATGGAACATATACTTTCACAATTGGAAGGCTGATTACAGCATACATCACCTGGTTTGTGATACACATGGCAGTTTTCGTTGGTGCTGAAGTTTGGCATTCGTTCCGAGTAACAAATGACCAAAAATTAACTGACGTTTTGGCATCTCCAATATTTATTGCAGTATGTGTTATCTTACCCTTACTCGGCTCTCATTCTTTGAATGCCATTACTTATGCACTTAGGGAAAACATGAACAGCATTCCCACGTACCGCAACTTCTGCAAACAAGAAAAAACGCAAGCCCCAAACAGCctaaaaaataacaagatttgGGTTAAGTTTAGAGGCGCTGCTTTTCTCACCGGTGGGACCATCTCTTCCATTTTGTTCTTAGTGCCATGGATATCAAGCCTCGCGGACTCCGCTGtaggaattaaagaaaaacttttggaAGAAATCCCTGTCTATTTGGTCGATGTCATATATCAAATTCTTCCTCTCCTTACAACCGTATTCATGATCTCTTTCTTGGATTATTATACTGAACTCTACAGGGACTTAAAAATCAGACTACTGAACTTGTGTGCTGAATGGACTCCCGTCGCTTTGGAGGATCTGAGATCCCAAATAGAAAAGGTCCAGAGAAGTTTCCACGACCTTTACGAAGGCTTTTTGCAATATGCTCTGACAGTGAACGCCCTGACGACCACCTTTTTCGCCACGATGACCACCTATCGGTTAACCCTCGGTTCATACGAGATCATCTATTTAGTCCCAGCTCTCCTTGGTGCTGTACATATTCTCTTCATCGCTAAATATTCCCGGGATCTTATGTTTGAG GCAAAATTCCTGACAATTCGAACCCGCGAAGAGGCGCTAGAATTCCGACGAACCAGTGAAGAAAAGTATAGTGCCCTACGGTCAGTCGAAGCCCTTCTGAATGAGTTTCCCCCCGTGGTAAGGGCATATGGCAATGTTCCATTTGGCTACGGCATCGTTCCCATTATTGTGGTATTCTTAGTGGTGTATGCAGGTCTTCTGGATTTTGTGGATGACTTTTATCAGGTTTTTGAGCGTAATACGAACAAAACAATCGGCTGA